The nucleotide window GAGTCAAGCCTAACCCCATCATTAGAGGTATTAATTGATGAATTTCGATAGCTAGCAAACCTAGCATGCTTATAAAATTTTTTGGGCGAGTCAAAATTTAAAAAGCCCTTAAATTACActcataaatataaaaatgaaaaaagcaTATTATATTTTTCCACTTCACAAATGAAAAGGAAGAAAACATAAAAAGCTACTTAACAAAAATAGTATCATACAAGCTTCAACCTTTGATTTTGGATCTAAGAGGCATGAATTTGAAGTAACATCCAAGCAATGAACAAATCCATAATTTACCCCCCTTTATTTGGGAAATTTGTTCCAAACTATACAAGCAcaaatattttaatcatttgCAATCTAATTAAAtccattaaataataatttaaataactcACTTCATCAAAAAagactatatattttttaaattaaatcacAAAATATTTATCTACTCTTCAACTTTCTCTCCTTTGAATGAAGCATCATATCTTCCTTGGATAGTACTCCTTCACTCCTTATCATCTCAAGTAGAAAATCATTCCAAGTATCAATGGGCCCAGGCAAGCACCAATGGACACAATCATTATATAAAGTCACATTCTCATTGGGCCAATGCCCATATCTACTTGGGTGCCCATCGGGCCTCATTAATGAGGTTTGGGTCAAATCAATGAGCCTAAACTTTTTCCCATTTTGTCGGCCCAACTTTTGGGCCACTTTAAACTCCTCAATTTGGGCCATATACAAGTCCAAATCAACCCCTTGTAAACTAATTTCACTACTTTTATAAGGCTTTTGCCTTAAGCAATTCCCACCTTTGTTCCATTCCCCTCCTTCAAAATGTGATGGTGCAAATGACCTTAAATACACCACTCCCTTGAACTTTTCCCTCTCTAAAATTGCTCGAAACGCTGTCCGGAATGCCTTCTGATAACCATACGTCATGGTGTAATCGGTGACGTTCTCGATTTGACAATAACGACACCCAATTAGATTATTTTTCTCGTAATACATCATGGATCGGAAGAACCAATGACCCGCGGATACAATAATGTAATCGAACTCATCGATTTGTTTCGACCAAGCCTCATCGACTTCGTCTAGGTAAAGCCCGAATATACCTGTTCCGGATGGCCCGTTTGGATCGTTTTCTTGAGCTTTTACTAGGAAAGGACTCGTGAACATTGCTACCGTGAAGTTGTAGTTTTGGTACCACCAACGTTTGTAATGCTCATCTTTTGTGTACGAGACATCATATGGATATTCCACCTACAAATTGATTAAAACATTAGAGTTAGAAATCGAGATATTTtttatacatttaaaaataaatttaactatCTGAAGTCAgtaaaatttgataattatattttaattttactaaACATATTTCATAGAGCTACTTTTGTGAGAAATTGTCTTTCGGTGAGACAAACTCAAGATAAGGAGCCTATATGCTAAAATTTGCATTTGTTGGAACATTCAACCCATATATAAACAGCGTCTCATGGTAAgatagtctcatacaagaatagGCGTACAAATTCTGgtatgagacgatctcactGTGACGCGCCCTATATATAGATTGAATAGGTCAACTAATACAAAGTATTAGCATATAGGCTTCTTGTTATTAGATCGGGTCAGCGGATGACATAGAGTAGCATCCATACTCACTTATTTGCTTTTGTCCGGGCTGGTCCCAAAGACAACCAAGACACTCCAAGCTTTATTATTGTATACTTCACcaataataaagatatttaagaaACGAATttcatgaataataataataataataataataataataataataataataataataataattagttatAGTTTGACTAAAAGTTAAGATGACAGCTATAATGCAGAGAAAAAGGCAATAATAGAGAAGTACATACAATGGAAGTGATATGACTCCATGTAGGAACAAATAAAAGGTAAAGATGCCTTAAAATTAGAGATTGTGATATGTCCTAtaaattttgataattattCTATTTTCATATTGTCTTGTGAACTTACAAGAGTGGTTAAGACTAAACTTTCAATTACTATTCTCCTCTCTATCATTTAACTAATCCATTGTGGAATGACATGATaattacttattatttttacATTATAATCAATTTATGGCCCAAAAGATATAGTTTTAAATTGGCAATAATGCTTATAGacgaaatttttatttatttgtttagggGATGTGTttttatgtaataaaaaaaaaaggatttttttttataaaatattagtcTGTCTTAATAAAGCTATTGTTTATTTATGAGAttcttttagaaaaaatatagcaaTTTCATTGAGACGAATGAATACCAACTAATAATATCCTTAGTTGTAATACTTTTTTGAGTTATTCTTTTGAGAAATCGTCTTTGAGTGAGACGACCTTAAATTAAGGAgcttatatgctaataattgtattagttggCTATTTAGTCTATATATAAAGagcgtctcatggtgagaccgtcttacacaaaaatttatgtgtttttttatgAGTTTGGATTTGTAAGGACACTACCCCAATAATACTAGTTAATCAACTAGATAAGGAATTATAATGCCCAAATTTTTATGTGAGAAGGTCTAATCGCGAAACATTCTCtatatatgaattaaataacccaactaatttaattattaacatacgaactttttatttttagttcgTCTCATCGAGAGACTATTTCTTACAAAAGTATTGTAATATTTAGTTTTGTAATATGGTAATGATTTAGGACAAGAACTATAATATTGTCACAACTTAGATCAATTGCCATGATTAATAAATGATCTTGTCACATTAAGTTTTAGATTAAGACATGCCGACACTTAACTTTATAGAggatgataatataaatatataatactccTATCAAAGATATATTCTCCTAAAAACTTAAGgcaataaattcacaaaagtaATAATTAAGtggaagaaataatattttagttaaataaatataagtttAGTTCACcgtaaaattataatattctaCGAAATTTAATGTTATTCAGGTAAAAgtatgttttaatttaataaaaataagtttaaagcAATACAATATATTAAAACAAGCAAGGTTACATGAGCTTTAAgtgataaattataattttaaagagtttaattataatcttaagtGACATATATTGTAAGAGCACGTATGTCTCATGATGAAACAACCTCATATAAGACTTGATGTTATCCTTATAATTAAAGGCAATAAATTCACTAAAGACAAGTAAATGGAAGTAAAAGtagtttttaaataaatataagtttaatttagtaaactaatgataaaaaaataatcataaagaATAAGTTTATGCaaactttataatttaattaccataaaacaataatatgctagaaaaaattatactcctattataataaaataaactaagtttaaatctgcaaaaattaaaataaggtGATGCAAATCAGTTTGACAAAACAAGAacgatatttaatttttttttaaataataaaaagaaatgatcATATAATCTTATCTTGATCAAAGAGTGTTCACAAGATGTGATTCACAATCAAACATTCAAAttgatgaaaatattaatattatggtCGGTTGGAAGAAAAAGAGGGAAATGAACTAACGAACAAAGCAAAAGAAGACGGGCAATACGACTAGAAAGGATAGAGGCTGGCTAATAagttaatagtaataataattgtaaaaaaaaaaaagacaatattaATCCAACACTTCACATGGTGCTGAGTAGATCCTTAGCCAAAGTTTGCGCTGTGCCGGACAAAATATTGCACCTCAACACTAAAATACAACGTTTTCAGTTTGATACAATTTCATAGATCTCATAAAATGGTCTAGAATCGGTCCTACTTCAATTACGCGttctaaatttatattttgattagggtttttaagtgtccTATATATAAATCCCTTTTTAATTTACTGATTGTATTTTGTAGtcgattttctttttatatggaTCTAGAATAATCCTATTCTAATTAGGTTTTCTAAAGTCATACTTTGATTAGAGTTTTTAGATGTCTAATGTATAATCCTCTTTTAACCTACTGATTGTATTTCATAGTCGACTCTATTCTCACATGAGTCTAGAATCAATTCATTTTAATTAGGTTTTCTAAAGTCATATTTTGATAGGATTCTATGTGTCCAATATAAAAACACCATCTTAACCTACTAATTGCATTTTGTAGCCGACTCTCTTCCCCCATGGTCTAGAATCAATCATATTCTAATTAGGTTTTCTAAATTTCTATTCTGATTAGGTGTCTCGTGTATAAACTCTTTTACCCTACTAATTGTATTCTATAGTCACCTCTCTTCTCaaagatcaataaaaaatgttcTTTGTAGCTGTGGGCGTAACTAATATATTGTTAGTAAGTTATGTTAAATTTGTGTGATATTTATTGTTTTCTAGTTTATCTTTCTCTTGTTTGTCATGATAACCGATTTATAGGATCTTTTGATTCTTTATcggtaaataaaattttaaaatatactccTAGTAATAATATTAGATAATGGAGTTGGGTATGTGTCCGGTACTCGATCGTATAATGACTCTCTAAATTAAAAGGCTTTAAATGTTggtttatagtatttttattttaatttaattattaattttataccctaaaatagttttaaaatgtaaaataaagaGGGCTTTAGAAAGTTATTGTTGTATTTTCGCTCGAAGTTCTTATTGATATGATATATTGTGAAAAATATCAATTATTGTCTATCAATAGCAGATTTACAAAGATAAAGTAAGAATTAAGGAATTTCTTGAAAGAGAGGAAAGGAATCTCAAAGGAAGTATGTACGAAACCTAAgaacaattttttaatttgtttaattttatagaTTTCATATTagttctgaatttttttttttacttggagGCAGGATTTTAATActaaagtattatttttatagatGGTTAGATTTAaactataattataaaaataaataaataaaaaaaaacctttatcaCTAGTGTAATCAAAGATTCACTAGTTTAAACATATAATGATTAGAATTTGACTTTAAAGTCATTTcacaatataaaaatcatttattaaatattttattattatttattaacaaaaaaaacactAATTCTTGATTGAGgctgtctcacagtgagacgacTTCAATTGGGTAAGGCCAAActgtttaaaaacaaataatcacTTCATATACATGTTGAAATtcagttttttatgttttttttctatgatttttttttactaataggTTGTTTGTATGgactcgtctcacggtgagacggtcttatacaaAAATTGTTGagaaaaaaatgaataacaATAGTGAATTTATTAAAAGatcaactaaaaactacaatttTCCAACCCTCTACATGATTAAGAGTATTTTTCATGTatgttaaaatatgaaaaaaatctATATAAATTACTTATATAATAGAAGTAACGTGGAAGTTGGTGCCTTGGTGGGGACATGTGAAATCTTTTCCATCATGAAATATGAGCTTAGAAGAATGTgttatggattttttaaaaatgtatgTATGCCTAAATATAATTATGACTTGTGATTGTGAAGTTGAAAATGCTCAAATCCCATTATTGTTCTATCAAGGCTAGTATGCATAATTCTATCTTTGCAATAAGCTTCATACCAATGGCCCAtagaatgtttttttatttataacaatACTACTTTTATAAATTCTCCTATTTATGCTTTCTATTGCCTTTTTAAAACTTTATCCAAATAGGTGAGAGAATAACaactttttatcttattttcattaaatgAAAAGGTTCAATCAttatattttaaagaaaatatttagCCCACACATATACTTttatagaaataaataatttcaactaataggagtaatttattatatatatggttgaaaaaattaattcaaaatcaaCCTTTCAATTAAgttttgaatttatattttgaaatttctACACGAATCTATTACATACATTTTACCGTTAGAGTTATATTGTTGAATTTCTACtagtatattttaataaaaaaaattatatattttaccgtctaacataaaaaaaaataataatttagacTTAAATGGAAGCCCATCACATTTATCTTTCTCTATAGTCCCTTTTGTTTCTTTACCCAACTACCCTCTTTTC belongs to Amaranthus tricolor cultivar Red isolate AtriRed21 chromosome 17, ASM2621246v1, whole genome shotgun sequence and includes:
- the LOC130804782 gene encoding protein trichome birefringence-like 19, giving the protein MEVSIPKTQKLKINLKLFLQIAFPLILLTIIPLQLAKNISFNKKPLIKQITTPNSYTNINININENEEISSVPKHGSLPPTRKKCDIFSGEWVPNPEGPYYTNTSCWAIHEHQNCMKYGRPDNEFMKWKWKPDGCELPLFNPRQFFEIVRGKSLAFIGDSVARNQMQSLICLLSRVEYPYDVSYTKDEHYKRWWYQNYNFTVAMFTSPFLVKAQENDPNGPSGTGIFGLYLDEVDEAWSKQIDEFDYIIVSAGHWFFRSMMYYEKNNLIGCRYCQIENVTDYTMTYGYQKAFRTAFRAILEREKFKGVVYLRSFAPSHFEGGEWNKGGNCLRQKPYKSSEISLQGVDLDLYMAQIEEFKVAQKLGRQNGKKFRLIDLTQTSLMRPDGHPSRYGHWPNENVTLYNDCVHWCLPGPIDTWNDFLLEMIRSEGVLSKEDMMLHSKERKLKSR